The following is a genomic window from Roseovarius sp. M141.
CCTCGGCGTGGTGCTGGGCGGGCTGACCGCCGGAGCTGCCGTTCTGCTGGCCGCCGTGCTTGCACCCACCGACCCAGTCCTTGCCGCCGACGTGCAGATCGCGCCGCCGCAGGAGGGACAGGAACATCCGGTGCGTTTCGCCCTGACCACGGAGGCCGCGCTGAACGACGGGCTGGCCTTTCCGTTCGTTTATCTCGGCCTGATCCTCATTGCGCAGGGTTTGGCCCCCGCTGAATGGGGGCTTCAGTGGTTGCTGGAGGACGTGATCTACCGGATTTCCATCGGGGCCGCGATGGGCTGGGCCGGGGGGTGGCTGCTGGGCCAGATACTGTTCAACCTGCCGCGCGAAACCCGGCTGGCCGATACTGGCTCGGGAGTGATCGCGATTGCCGGGGTGTTCCTGTGCTACGGCTCCACCGAACTGGTCGAAGGCTATGGTTTCATCGCCGTGGCCGCGATGGGCCTATCGCTCAGGCGTATTGAGAGCGAACACCACTATCATCGGCATCTGCACGATTTTTCGGAATCCATCGAACACGCCCTGACGGCGCTTTTGCTTATCGCTCTGGGAGCCCTGCTCCCCACTCTGGCAGCGGACCTGACCTGGAGCCATGTCGCCATCGCGGTGCTGCTGATCGTGGTGCTGCGCCCGCTTGCCGGATGGATATCGTTGACGGCAAGCGCGCTGGCCCGTCCCGACCGAGCGGTTGTTGCCGTCTATGGGGTGCGCGGGATCGGGT
Proteins encoded in this region:
- a CDS encoding sodium:proton antiporter — protein: MENATFFEFSPYHLTLAVVGCIVILSRWFPRLISSREPAAAPLMILLGAGAVLMIPGLPAPPDPRTAPLLWEVMAEITVIVALFAAGMRVDSLGPPGKWAPTLRLLLIAMPLTIAAVAFLGVVLGGLTAGAAVLLAAVLAPTDPVLAADVQIAPPQEGQEHPVRFALTTEAALNDGLAFPFVYLGLILIAQGLAPAEWGLQWLLEDVIYRISIGAAMGWAGGWLLGQILFNLPRETRLADTGSGVIAIAGVFLCYGSTELVEGYGFIAVAAMGLSLRRIESEHHYHRHLHDFSESIEHALTALLLIALGALLPTLAADLTWSHVAIAVLLIVVLRPLAGWISLTASALARPDRAVVAVYGVRGIGSIYYLAYATGYAELDNLSDLWIITALTIFLSTVLHGFTVGWSMEKIGR